The following nucleotide sequence is from Chelonia mydas isolate rCheMyd1 chromosome 5, rCheMyd1.pri.v2, whole genome shotgun sequence.
tgcctagcacaatgaggtcctggtgcATGACTATGGCTCCTAGTCAtatggtaatgcaaataaataataataacaataagttGCAACAGGGCCAAAACGTATCCCAGGAATCAAGGAGCTGAATCCAGCTGTCTGGTTGCACTCAACTCCCCACAACCTCTCCtgtgctgagaaaaaaaaaatcttactagaCTGTTATTTTCTGAATCAAGATATccttgtattttgtattttaaaacttatttagTGCCATTTAAAATCATTAAAGTTGCCATATTGATATTCCTAAATCGTGACTGGAAAGACAGAAAGAATCCCAGTCAGCTGATAGAATCCTCTCTTTATCTGCACAAGAAGTTGAGAGCAAATGGTGGGCATACTGACCTCCTAGTGTTGCTCATCCCTGAACTGGAGAGGGAAAATGTCTAGGGATAGTATCTTTATAGTTCATCCTCTTGCTTCTTTCAATCCTTGGTGTTCTGGTGACACTGTCAACAAGGAATGCTCGACTCCAGACTTCAGAGCATGAATCTAACGTATAGCACCTGGCCAATTTTGGTCAGAGCATCTGTAATGACATGTATAATATTGACCATTCACTGTTTGTAGAAATGTGGTTCAGTTTAAAGCCTGTTGACAATTCTGCTCTCTACTCTTGCTGCTCCAATGGAGATAGGAATTCTGACAATCAAATCCATCTTTGTTTAGCTTCTTGTTAAAAACTGGATCATTTTATCTCTAAAGAATGTTTAGTAACTCCTTTACAACTGCTGTGAGAAAAATCTAAAAACTAAAAAGGAGTGTTAATATGAGGTCCAGGATTGAAACATAATTTAGTGTCCTAATTAACATTAATTAATGTTACTTTGTATGGCCAGAAAACATGCTGCAGGCCAGATTCTGGCCCATGTTAAGtcccctttatgctgctccagTAGTGTAAAGGCGGGGAGGTGCGGGGCGGGAGGTACTATAAACTGAAAAGTCCCTGCTGTGGGAGAATCCTTAGATTATTTTGAGTCTGTGTAACCAGCTCTTTGTCAGCTCCTTCCAGCTGCCCCTTGTCATAGGATGCCTGACTGCAATCATAGACAGCATAAAATCCTCTAGGAGATTTTTATGAACCCATGTGACTTATGTGgtcttgaggctgctctaagttacactagAGACTGCAgtggcccctggctgccccaaggAGCAAAAAGATGGCAGAAAGCCATGCTCCCCCCGTAGGTGCACGTGTGGCTTTTTCAGCACACCTGCCAACTTGGCCCTCAGAAAGGATAATAGATGTGCAATGTGTTTATTTTGGAAATTCAGACCATTTCATCACCGTCTCTCACAACTTTTTGCCATTGTGCACTACTTGTGATGTAAGTCTATCGGAACCTGATACGGATGCCCAACAATAAGATGCTACCATCAGTTTGTGCAGCAATCCTAGTAACACTCATTGTTCTAACACTCAGTGTTCATTGTGTAGCAATCCTAACACTCATTGAATCTCATTGTTACATACCACAGAAATACATACCACATGTCCAAGCAAGATGGACATGCATCTTTAATgtagaaaaacaatatttttactttataaacagttgacaaaaagtttttttgttttaattttaacttaAGGGAAACACATTTTTGGACATGTTTGAGCAgattaataaattgtatttgtatACATGTAACCAAAACAGCAATTTATCAGGTAGAAGTCAGTTGGGGGTTGGGGAATTGGGAGTGGGGAATAAAATGCCAACCTGTATATACAGTTGTGCTGTACTGATGATGAACTACTGTTTATTCAGGGAGAGCATAGCTTGGCAGCAACAGAAGAACCATCACAGCATATGACATTGTGCTTCGCTAGGAGACAACAATACATTATCTCAAATACAAATAGCACAAGCACAAGGGAAGAATACAAATGTTTTCTCAGACTTTGCTCATTATTTCACTGGGTGGCTGTCAGAACTGAGaactacagaaagacagacagagatCATAGGTACTGCATGTGTTTCTGTTACCAACACTTAAAAGTGATACACCTGGTTTAGGTTGGaaaatctaaggcctggtctacactacagagttaggttggcATAAGGCAACTAAATCAGTGCAAATACCCTGGTTATGACAcgcaccgctgacacaaggagggtagtgtggacatgcaaaagcgatttaattactgcaATGGCTGTACGGTGCCATAAATTAggtcgacataattttgtagtgtacttTTGTATATTTAGACCTACTTTAAAGCCCATTTACAGTGTCAGAGTGGTTTAGAGGGGCCTTAAGTAAATGAGAATCTAGCCCAACAGTATTTGGTGCAATTTTCTTCATAATTATGTGTATTTGTTGTTCAGTGAATTATGATAGCCGCTCTTGTGTACAAATTTTAAAACTACATTGTCTCACATCTTTTTCTTATAGAACCAGCTAACATATCTCTATTGCTGGAGATTACAACCTGTCACTATTTTGGAAAGAATTGCATGACTTCAAAGAGCATTGGATTAggtgctgaatgaggcaggaattCTGTGAATAAAATAGTATGTGATAATATAATTAAAGGCTATATCATAATGCAGATGTACAAGGGacaaaattaaagttgcacaagcAACTTAAATGTGGCTTTTCCTAATTTttcagtgtttgactttgcaaccttaataacattctgttagcatagttattttaaatgtaacattaTGACAAAATCATAAATCctttatatatacatttttctaaaacaaatgttTCTATTCTGGGCATTGCAGCAGCCCATTGCTCataagcaaccctacaataacaaatcaGACTAACAGGTAAGGCAAGAATACTTGCAAGCTTCTAAGAGGGTAGATATACTGCACATGGtgaataaaaattatgaaaagtaACATGTCTTTTAATTGTGCTGTGAGGATGGTTCTTGAAATCACAACTGTTATCTGACTTTATTAAGGCTGGTGATACTTGTTATAACGATTAGGATAtgtttctgctctcagttatacccaTGCTACCAGACTGACTTGTACTTTAACATGGTTGATGGCGTGCCCAAACATTGAGCTCTAAAGAGCAAGGGAAATAAGTACAGTTGCCCGGAGGATGACAGTTCCATTTTATGAAAACTTTTAAGGTTTCAGAATTTCTTTTCATTCCAgtgcagaacaaaaccaaactctCTCAAATATTTACACAAAAAAGGACTTGTGCATGTGTGCACTGATCTGGAATGTGAGAGGTTCAGGGTCAAGTCTCTGTTATGGTTGATTTTGAGTGCTGTAGGATGAAAAATTCAGTTCTAAATCAGAAAGAACAGCGGatgtcccacatcccaggtcagTTCCCTAACCATCTAGGTATAGAGTGTCTGTCTCTCACCCCAGGAGCTTCTTAATAAAAGTTTTGTGGAAACCGATATATCTTTGATGACGAATTCTAGGAATAAGCTATCAAATCCTTTACTATATAATTTTTTGTTATATTTCAGGATTGCATATTTCACAGGAATATCACTGGTGACCTGAAAGCATTTATAGATAAATATGGTTTTGATGTTCTTGTGATTTTGGCCAACTATTTAGCAGAGGATGAGCAGGCTAAGCGGCAGATAGTGGTGTACTCAGAAAACTTAGAGCTATGCAATCAAGTAAGTACTATAAAGAAAGAATGAAACATTGTCCTTCCTGAACTGAGTATGCTTGAAAATAGTTATTGTATAATTAAATGGGTTAAACACTGAATAACCATTTAACATGTGATGGTGTGGGTGCTACAACACTTTATTGTCATGGATGTGGAATGACTGCATTATTTATATTTGCAGTATTGCTGAAGCTATGTTGGGCCCAGAATATGAGAGAGTTAAAGTGGGTGACCACCTTCTGTTTATGGAAGAAGGGAGAAAGATGTTTttaagcttcacagagctcttccccaGATCTGAGCGTGTTCCTTCTTCCAGCaaaagttggtcaaataaaagatattatctcacccactttaTCTCTTGCATTATTTATGTATTGCATAACAAAGCACTACCGTATTTGACAGTGTTCCAGAGCAGTCATGCAGCTAGATCCAGTGGTCAAAAGAAAGAGAAGGGGGATATACAGatgacttttcattaaaaaatgttcaCAACATTTTTGTGTTGATTTGACTTGATTGTGTGTTTCATTGTGGCCTACTCAATGGCGATTGGGTTGTGAACACATATACAATATAAACGAGAGAAAAACCAAAGGGACTGTTTTCATGTTTAGATTTGGATTAGATATAAGGTAAAGTTCAGGATTCTGATTTGAGTTTGGGTTTTAACAGCAACAAAAGTTGCCAGctattttcatgaaattttggACAAAAATGGAGGAAGTGCTTCTGAGCTCCACTCTGAGCATCTTGTAAGATTTTCTTCATCTTAGGTGAAAATCTCAGAAGGTAATTTTGGCCACATCCAAACCAGAAATGGAAGAAACAAGTTTCTAGTTTTGGTTCCAATCTGTAAGCTGGACTACTGGTGTTGGTTGAGATCCAGGAATTTAAAATCAGACTCCTGCTACCTATTCAAAATGTGAAAGAGTTCTGATTCaaggttttgattttatttcatgAATAGTATAAATATTTCACTAGATCTTTGAGCACCATACAGTTGTTActattaaagaaaaattatttttagtaTTCTAGacctgtttttaaattattttaaattcagtGCACACTGAGGTGctaatcctgcaactggatctgcaTGGGCAGGCAGAGCCTTGTAACAGGGTGGAGCCCACTTGACTTTGAGGAGACTTTGTATAGTCCCAAGAGCTCACAGacatggatctgattgcaggacagTGGCTTAAATAAGTACTTCCCCCTTTGGTGTAGAAATGCATTTCTTTAACACTTCCTGgaagcattcagtttctttttCACCTTTTACAGATTTTAGTCAGCTTTCCTAGAATAGCAAACAAAAATCTGAGTTTATTTTAGGAGTGAAGAATTAATTTGAAAAGTCAAATTATAGCATTTCAAGTAAATATttgttaattaaataataaatgttatgCAGTGATCTTCTTGAGTTTAAGAGGATTAATGTGTTCAAAGTTCATTAAAAAGATAGGTAAAGCAAGATAGCTGAGAAATCAACCGACAAGAATATGTCAATaatagacaataatactattaGTATACATTTGTAACTGTCCTTACAATGACTTTTTGAAACCACTGTATTTTCCAACAGATTTGCTGTGAATTAGAAGAATGTCAGAATCCTTGCCTGGAGCTGGATCCTTTAGAATGCGGATGTGACCAATTCCTCGTTTATCACCAAGACAATGCTTTGGTGACTGGTGATCAAATTTTTCTAATAATTAAAGAAGTTATTAACAGAAGACAGCCAGAAATGGTACCAAACAGCAGAACGTCTTCTACTGAAGCTGTTGCTGGGAGTGCTCCACTTTCACAGGGATCTTCTGGTATCATGGAGCTATATGGTTCTGACATAGAACCACAGCCCAGTTCTGTCAACTTTATAGAAAATCCTCAAGATCTCAATGGATCTATCCAAGCCCATGTTGATGTTAATATAGACCTTGTGAGTCCAGACAGTGGATTGGCTACCATTAGAAGCAGCCGGTCTTCCAAGGAGAGCTCAGTTTTTCTCAGTGACGATAGTCCAGTTGCAGAAGGTGCTCATCACAGTCTCCTTCCAGGTTTTGATTCCTATAGCCCCATTCCTGAAGGAGCAATACCAGAAGAACAACAGCCTCAGTCTAGAAACAACAGTGATAACTTTGATCTTTTCAGTTTTGATCTAGCACCTATGGTTACAATTCGATCTGAATCTTCTTCTCGTTCTGTTGATTATTCCCCAGCAGATGACTTCTTCCTGAATAGTGATTCATCAGAAGGACAACCACCTATTGTGCAGAAAGAACTTGATGAGACAAATCTATCAGAAAATGACATGGCTAATTATTCATCCAATTTACTAATGACAACAAATGAAGAAGACAGTTTAGTAGAATTTGATGATGAATTTAGGCAAGAAAATCCTGGAGATTTGTCTGAAAAAACTTCAAGTTTGACAGATTTAGTGGAAGATGATTCTTCTTCGCCTGAGGTgttgaaaaatgttgaaacaagaaTTCCCCCAACTCCTATGAACAGTCTTGTAGAAAGCTCACCATTAGATAATGGACCACCTTTGTTTTTTCCACaagatgtaattaaaaaaattaatgaaatagaTAGTGCAAGCTATTCTCAGTCACGTGCTAGGTATGGAAGCTGGTGGGATGGTTTTGAATTAGATTCTAAAAATGCTGATGCTTGGAGTTCAAGTGAACAGGAATCTGTATTTCAAAGCCCTGATTCATGGAAAGATCGTAAAGCAAGCCCATTACTTCGGGAGCACTTTGATAGAAGAGCCTCAGATTCTGTATTCCTGCAAAAACAGCCAAGGCAGATGGAATACTCAAGAACAGGTCTGTGGGAGAATCAGTTTAACCCTGTCCGAGATAAACATAGCTTAGAGCTGCAGAAGAAAACCACTGAACACTCACACGGGCAAAGTACATCTTTAGAGGAGACAAAACAACACATGGAAGCATTTACTGATTTGTGGAAGTCCAGTCAGCTGACCCCAGTGATATCAGCTCCATGGTGTAACACTGTAGGTGAAAGTGGACAACTCGATGCAGAATCTTACGATGTTTGGACAGAGTTTGATCAAGAAGACGGCGCTAAGCCATCAGAAAATGTATGGAGTATGCTGAAACTGGACACTGATCAAACTTCTGTGAGGAGTCTTGAAGCCTGGGCCATGTCCAAAACTAATCTATCATATTCTTCAGAAAACACTGCAGAAAATGAGTCTGAAAACCTGAACAATGAAGTATCTTCAGAAGCCTGGAACAAAGGGAGGGCTTATCCAGTGGAAGAatacagcacttttgaaaatacaaagTCCAGTATTGATAATGTGCAGAACAATTCTAATCTAGCCAtagaaaatcaaaatgtattaGGTGACACTAAATGTAGACCAAAACAATTTGAAAATATGGATGTCTGGGATCTGTATGAAAAAGACATAGAGAAAGAAGTACTAGAAACTCTGGTTCCATGGGAAGATTCTGTCTTGTCATATAGATGCTCAGACTTTAGCTCATCAAATGCCGGTGAAGATTTAGTTGTTTCTCCACCAGATACCAATTATTCAACATCTGATTCATACATATCACCTACATTTATAGGGGACGAAAGGGAAAATGAGGACAAGCATTTTGACAGAGAAACAATTTTCGATGAAGTGATTAACTCAAATTCAGATGAACCTAAAATATTGGAGGAAACAGATAAGGAATCATTACCACAACCATCCATTAGAAGCATGCCTTTTCTAAGCTCAGGAAACACAGAAATGTGGAATGTGTCTCTTAATAATGTCAGTCAGTTAAAAGCAGAAAATTCTGAAATTACTGCTCTTCCAAACACTTGTACAGTTTCACGGAATTCAGAACAAATAGCTGCTAAGTATTTTTCAGGTGATGAGAATATCAGTGAAAGTAATTCTAGTTCTGAGGACACTGGAGTCATGCAGGTGTATAATCAAACAGTCAACCACTTATCTCAGCCACATGGTGGACTGAATACCAGACCAACTGCAGctgaaaaaaatgtagaaatatgGAACAGGGTCATCCTTGAGGATACACAGTCATCTACAAGCACTTCAGAGATGGGTAATGGTTTCGACTTGAAAGGAAGTGACTTAGAAAATGAGGTTTCAGTTAATGGGCAAGTACAAGGAAGCATTAATGAAGATTCAGAATTGAGAACTCAGCTTTCAGAGCAACAGTTGAATCTCTGGAGTGTATACCTTCAGCAGAATCATCAGGCAGGATGGGAGAATAATGGTATCTCTGGTACTTCTCAACAAGGAATAGATGAATATAAAAGAATAGATGAGATGAGTGGACAGCTAACCATTAGCAATGTTTGGAACACAACCATGCAAGATAACACAGTGTCACCATCAGTGTTATCCAAACTATCATGTATAACAAATTCAGAAGAAAGTACACCACCATCCGAAATTCCTAACTCACCAGAAAAAATAAGGAacagtgacattttcaaagctttaGAAACAGagaaatcagaaataaatatgCCCTTTTCTTGTCCGTCTAACCCTGCCAATCAGGAACAGAGGAAACGAACTTTGCAGAACAATGCAGAATCTTCTGCAACAAGTCACGAGGAAGAAAGACATTCTGGGCATTTAGATTTCTATAATCTCCAAAATTACAGCCATAGTAATATATCACAGACACTTCCTAGAAATACTAATAAGGAAAGTACCGCTACAGAGGGTGCAACAAGTCCCGAGATGAAAAGTGCCTCTGAAAGTTATAACAAAGGCGAGGATGGCCAAGAAAATCATTCTCCTACAGTGCCTGAAAATCTAGATAGCTGGAATGACTCTGCGAAGAGTAGCTCTCAATCAGTTGTATCAAGTCCTTTGATAAATGAAGCACCAGAGGTGTTCAGAGGGGCTCAAGAGAGTTTATCTGAGGAAGTTCCTAGCAATTTAGAGATCTGCAGTTTTGAATTAGGTTTTTCTGAACTCAGTCCAGAGATAAGTGATGCTCATGAAACACCTTTCATGAGTGAGATTCTGCAGACTAAAATTCAAGTGAATCCCTCTTCTGAATCTGCTGAAGTGCCTGGCATTACAAATATATCTGTGATGGATAATTCATTATCACATGAAATGGATTCTGGGGGAAATGATGCTTCTGAAGGTTTAGAATCTGGGAATAAAATTCCAGATGAGGAACATGTTGACACCACATCTCATCATGATTTTCCCCAAATTCTAGGTGTTTGGAATTCACGCATGTGTGAAGATACACAGTCTCCTGGAACAAGTCCTGAGACAAGTGAGGTTCCTGAAATGACAAACACCATGAATAGCCTTCTAGGAGATACACAAATCAAAAGTGATTGTGAAGAGGATAATGTATGGAGTGGTTCAACAAATGATTATACACAGTCCAGTGCCACAAGTCCTGATATAAGTGATGCCTCTGAAAATGTGCATGTTTGGGGGAGCATGCCAGCTACCTGTCATAGAGAAAGTGAAGACATTTGGAATATCACCAATGATGGATTAGAAAAAGCTCCTGAAAAGGGGGGCTTTGAGAATAAAAGTCAGGGAGAATCTGAAGAGAGCATTGATCACAAAGTTCCTAAAAATTTAGATCTTTGGAATGCACATGTAGATGATGATACAGTATCTTCTTTATCAAGTCCTGAAGCAAATGAGGATTCCAAAAATTCAGAGGCACCTCAGGCAGTGATAGAGATAGATTCCAACTATCAAGCAAATGAGAATAAAGTTTCTGAAACTAAAGAACACGATTATGCACAATCCAGTGCAGTGAGTTCTGAAGACAGTTTAGATGCTGAaatggaactggagaaagaggtTCAGATGGCCATCTTAAATAAaaactctgaaaatgtaaaacCTTGGAATATATCAAAGGAAGATGATATTATGCACTTAAACACAACTAACAATGATACCTGTGAAGCTTTTGAATATTTAGATGGCTGGGAAACAAGTCAGGGAGAATTTCAAGTGAATACTTTCCAAGAAAATCCAGACCATCCACATGTTTGGAATTCATGTACAATGGATTACTATATTGCCCCATCTTCTGCAGCAGGACATAAAGAATATTCTTCAAAGAATTCAGAATCATGGAATATATCATTGCAAGCTGATTCTGAAATAAATCAAAGGTCCACTGTGGAAACAAATGACCATTCAGAATGGTGGAATTCAGAAACGCATAAACACAAGCCAGTAGAATGGCAATATTCTAATTCAGATGGTGGTTTAGAAATTAATCAATTGGCAAACATTAAGCTTGATGCCTGGGGAGCACCAGTACAAAGTGAAGAACTAAAAGTTGCATATCCTGCTTATCTAGGTATCCACGCAAATCAGTCTCCCCCTCTGTACTTTAAGGAAGAGAAATATGAAAGTATAGTGCATTCCAGGAATATTCACAAGAGTCAAATTGATCCAGATATTGTACAGCATAAACTGTCTGATCCACTGGCACTGGCTAAGAAAGAAAGGGATTTAAAAGAGCAGCCTTTTGTCACAGTTGATGGAGATCAAGATACTTCTAAAAATGCTTTTCCAGAAAAGTGGCAACCAGATATGCCAAACACATTTGCTCAGGCAAACCTAATACTTGATCTTTCAAGAGATAATGTGGACGTTCAAATAAAAACTTCAAATAAAGATCTATTTGTTCAAGAACAATGGAATACCGGTGGAACTTTAGAATTCTGCAGCTCCCCCAAAAATGCTTTCATTGCAAATGACTCATCCCAAAAACTGATAGAAAAGTCAAGCCTGAGATGGAATGAGTTAGCTGAAGTTCGCCAAATTACATGTTCCCCATATACTTTACAGGACGAGACTCCAGAAAGTAATCAGCTATTCCCAGTAGATCCTGATTTGTGGACTGATACTGAacagcttttcattttgaaagctgATGGTGAAAATCCTGATATATTAAGTCACTGTGACCAAGACAGTAGTTCACTGGCCTCAAACAGGCCTGATGTTTGCCATGAATATGAAGCTAAGCATGCATCTTCACAATCTACTGATGCTTTGGCTGAGGCTGGAGAAGTTACTCAGCTGGTTCTCACGGTGTCCAATATAAGCAAAGAAGCAGACTTTGATTTTAAACAGCAATTAGTAACTCACAAAGTAGAGACATATCCTGATCGAAATAGTCCAGAAAATAATGATGGAACACAGGTTGATCAGCTAATATCTCCTAAAGCTCATGAAGCTTCTGAATTCAGAAAGGAAAATATCTTAAAAAAATCTGACTTAGAAAAGAAACCAGTTGTTGAATTAATGGATTCAGCAGGCTCCTCTGCTGAAGATTTGGGAATGGTTTCCTTGCATCTTAAAGATGCTTGCTATGAAAATAATATTCTTGCAGCTTCAGTGAAGGTAGTTCACTCCCAGAGACATTTAGTTGCCACTGATTTCTTTCCCCTTGATAATTCGGAAGAAAGCATAAAAGATATGAGTGTCTCAGCTGaaactggccaaattccagccaTTGATCATACAGCAGTGACTTCCGATAAAGTAGAAATATCAGACATGTGTGTTGATGGGAATGAGACTGGTATAGAAAATAGCTCCAACACATCAATCACTAACAGCCAGTCATTAGGTGAAGTGAGCAAACTGACAATATTAAACAGTAAAGACAATGTAGCAGTAGAAAGAGATGCAACTGACGAACAAAcactcttcttaaaaacctcattGGATGATAATGATAGAGATGCTGCAGTTTGTCAGCATGCTGACAATGTCGTAAAAGAACCTGAACATTTGCCTGATAGCCATAATCCTTGGTTTAAAGAATCACCTAATGAACAGTCACCAGTGGTGTACTCTTCTCCATCTGATGTATCGTTTAATACAGAAGCCACTGGCAgcaaagagagaggaaaggagattTCATTAAAGCAGCAGTTTTCTGGCAGTGTTTCGGTGGAAATGCCATTATCTCCACTTCCTCCTCAAAAAGATAAAATGAACTTTTTAGAGACCAAAGACAGCATTGCCAAAGATCAGTCATTTGACTCATTTGCAGAGTGCCCCCAGGGAGACCAGGCATTGGGGTCTTTACCATTAGAGTCTGAAGTGATGCCTGAATCCTCTGATATCTTGAAAGGATTAGAACATGAAGCACAAAGAAGTAATACTGATTCACCAGCAGGTGGAGTCACAGGATCACCCAATGGTAAGAAATTATGCACTgtctaataaaataaattaatgggaCAAAGTAGTAAATGTCTGAGAAGGAGTATTGCTACTGAACAGTAAGATACAGTATAGCTACTGCATGGTGAGACTTTAATGGAGTGGCATTTGGAATACATGAGTCTTCCTGAAACTCTGGGCCTTGGAAAGACCTGTATTCTCTTCATTGTAGCTAGATCAAAAACCGAAACTTTGAAGGAGGGAGAGTCATTTACCACATATTTGTATAATGCCTAGCATAAAGGACCCCAGCCTCACTGGCCTCTTGGCACTACcacaatattaaataaaataaaataataataataatataaaatgcaaGAATAAATTAACACAGGACATAGGCTatcaaaggcaaataaaaatgggtttattttacAGGACTCATTTGAAAAACAATAATTGCTAACTgctaaaactgaaattttgttcGTTTTGCATTTTAGAAGCTGCCAGTGACCCCCTCTATACTGAGGGGAATGGAAGAAATTCCACTGAGAGCCCTGAACTGATAAGTACAGAGAGTAAGGAAGATATGAGGACACAGGTGAACAAAGATCAGACTGCACTAGAGATGGATTACATCCTTGTTACTGCTGAAGAAAATGGATCTGTGAAGAAGGATATCCTTGAAACAAAGGAAAGTGATTTTGCATTTCAAGAAGCTAATGTGGCTGAACAAACAGAGTCTCATGAAGCCTTTTCAGCAGGCTTCTCAGATACATTTCAGTCAATCTCCATAATAAATGAAAGTAAAGACCAATCTTTTTTGA
It contains:
- the PRUNE2 gene encoding protein prune homolog 2 isoform X3, producing the protein MEEFLQRTKSKLNRSKRLGKVHVVLGNKPCDLDSLISALTYAYFLDKVSPPDVLCLPVLNIPRREFSYYPETRFILEELNIPESFHIFQDEINLHQLNDEGKLSLTLVNSNMLASDDRSLESAVVKVINPDERCDANLGLQASSSSLVVKEILQEAPELITQQLAHLLRGSILFKCMSMEPERITEQQEEILSILEEKFPELPPREDIISVFQETPFKAQGLNIEEAMLKDLKELSDGEIKVAVSTVYMTLEDCIFHRNITGDLKAFIDKYGFDVLVILANYLAEDEQAKRQIVVYSENLELCNQICCELEECQNPCLELDPLECGCDQFLVYHQDNALVTGDQIFLIIKEVINRRQPEMVPNSRTSSTEAVAGSAPLSQGSSGIMELYGSDIEPQPSSVNFIENPQDLNGSIQAHVDVNIDLVSPDSGLATIRSSRSSKESSVFLSDDSPVAEGAHHSLLPGFDSYSPIPEGAIPEEQQPQSRNNSDNFDLFSFDLAPMVTIRSESSSRSVDYSPADDFFLNSDSSEGQPPIVQKELDETNLSENDMANYSSNLLMTTNEEDSLVEFDDEFRQENPGDLSEKTSSLTDLVEDDSSSPEVLKNVETRIPPTPMNSLVESSPLDNGPPLFFPQDVIKKINEIDSASYSQSRARYGSWWDGFELDSKNADAWSSSEQESVFQSPDSWKDRKASPLLREHFDRRASDSVFLQKQPRQMEYSRTGLWENQFNPVRDKHSLELQKKTTEHSHGQSTSLEETKQHMEAFTDLWKSSQLTPVISAPWCNTVGESGQLDAESYDVWTEFDQEDGAKPSENVWSMLKLDTDQTSVRSLEAWAMSKTNLSYSSENTAENESENLNNEVSSEAWNKGRAYPVEEYSTFENTKSSIDNVQNNSNLAIENQNVLGDTKCRPKQFENMDVWDLYEKDIEKEVLETLVPWEDSVLSYRCSDFSSSNAGEDLVVSPPDTNYSTSDSYISPTFIGDERENEDKHFDRETIFDEVINSNSDEPKILEETDKESLPQPSIRSMPFLSSGNTEMWNVSLNNVSQLKAENSEITALPNTCTVSRNSEQIAAKYFSGDENISESNSSSEDTGVMQVYNQTVNHLSQPHGGLNTRPTAAEKNVEIWNRVILEDTQSSTSTSEMGNGFDLKGSDLENEVSVNGQVQGSINEDSELRTQLSEQQLNLWSVYLQQNHQAGWENNGISGTSQQGIDEYKRIDEMSGQLTISNVWNTTMQDNTVSPSVLSKLSCITNSEESTPPSEIPNSPEKIRNSDIFKALETEKSEINMPFSCPSNPANQEQRKRTLQNNAESSATSHEEERHSGHLDFYNLQNYSHSNISQTLPRNTNKESTATEGATSPEMKSASESYNKGEDGQENHSPTVPENLDSWNDSAKSSSQSVVSSPLINEAPEVFRGAQESLSEEVPSNLEICSFELGFSELSPEISDAHETPFMSEILQTKIQVNPSSESAEVPGITNISVMDNSLSHEMDSGGNDASEGLESGNKIPDEEHVDTTSHHDFPQILGVWNSRMCEDTQSPGTSPETSEVPEMTNTMNSLLGDTQIKSDCEEDNVWSGSTNDYTQSSATSPDISDASENVHVWGSMPATCHRESEDIWNITNDGLEKAPEKGGFENKSQGESEESIDHKVPKNLDLWNAHVDDDTVSSLSSPEANEDSKNSEAPQAVIEIDSNYQANENKVSETKEHDYAQSSAVSSEDSLDAEMELEKEVQMAILNKNSENVKPWNISKEDDIMHLNTTNNDTCEAFEYLDGWETSQGEFQVNTFQENPDHPHVWNSCTMDYYIAPSSAAGHKEYSSKNSESWNISLQADSEINQRSTVETNDHSEWWNSETHKHKPVEWQYSNSDGGLEINQLANIKLDAWGAPVQSEELKVAYPAYLGIHANQSPPLYFKEEKYESIVHSRNIHKSQIDPDIVQHKLSDPLALAKKERDLKEQPFVTVDGDQDTSKNAFPEKWQPDMPNTFAQANLILDLSRDNVDVQIKTSNKDLFVQEQWNTGGTLEFCSSPKNAFIANDSSQKLIEKSSLRWNELAEVRQITCSPYTLQDETPESNQLFPVDPDLWTDTEQLFILKADGENPDILSHCDQDSSSLASNRPDVCHEYEAKHASSQSTDALAEAGEVTQLVLTVSNISKEADFDFKQQLVTHKVETYPDRNSPENNDGTQVDQLISPKAHEASEFRKENILKKSDLEKKPVVELMDSAGSSAEDLGMVSLHLKDACYENNILAASVKVVHSQRHLVATDFFPLDNSEESIKDMSVSAETGQIPAIDHTAVTSDKVEISDMCVDGNETGIENSSNTSITNSQSLGEVSKLTILNSKDNVAVERDATDEQTLFLKTSLDDNDRDAAVCQHADNVVKEPEHLPDSHNPWFKESPNEQSPVVYSSPSDVSFNTEATGSKERGKEISLKQQFSGSVSVEMPLSPLPPQKDKMNFLETKDSIAKDQSFDSFAECPQGDQALGSLPLESEVMPESSDILKGLEHEAQRSNTDSPAGGVTGSPNEAASDPLYTEGNGRNSTESPELISTESKEDMRTQVNKDQTALEMDYILVTAEENGSVKKDILETKESDFAFQEANVAEQTESHEAFSAGFSDTFQSISIINESKDQSFLTTEWGSFHLAEKSPSVLPQRLGDEKRSPESPAQDHSWTVLGKNEASDISPEEISSRTETMDSGSGHSVKELEAVLDQELIHDKQSGVQLKKPPHKSFEQEKYSPLDSLTREDKNSSIVRTDALLLQVVGGHGIWEVHSQQHPGDGMATEQEMEEETEFLNSERELNRVSGLVPEDVGMEIPFEEGVLSPDTTEIRPEPPNSLDLNGSHPRRIKLTAPNINLSLDRSEGSVLSDDNLDTPDEIDINVDDLDTPDEADSFEYTGNEDQAAVRDVFQEESESIPEYTAEEERQDNRLWRTVVIGEQEQRIDMKVIEPYKKVISHGGYYGDGLNAIIVFAACFLPDSSRADYNYVMENLFLYVISTLELMVAEDYMIVYLNGATPRRKMPGFGWMKKCYQMIDRRLRKNLKSFIIVHPSWFIRTILAVTRPFISSKFSSKIQYVGTLAELSELIPMEYVHIPESIVKLDEELREASETAKTSCLSNEPEMTSMEQELDVTLRKEKP